The Pedococcus dokdonensis region AGGATGCCGAGCCCGGGGAGCCGCTTGCCGTCGACGGTGATGAAGGCGTTGCCGAGCAGCTGGTACATCCCGCAGATCATCAGCATCGGCGTGCCACCCTCGGCGAGGGCCCGCAGCCGGGCGGCGATCTGCTCAAGGTCGGCCTCGACGCGCACCTGTCCGGAGTCTTGGCCGCCACCGCCGACGACGAGGTGCGCCTGCTCCGGGAACTCACCGCCCGGGTGGTGCTGGTGGACGACCGGGCTGTAGCCGTGCCGCCGGATCCGCGCGGCGAGGGTGCGGGTGTTTCCGAGGTCACCGTAGATGCTCATCTCGCGCGGGTAGAGGTGCACCACGTGGATGACGCCCTTCCCGGCGCGGTCGGCGTCGGGGACGCGCGCCGACCCCTCGGGCTCGCCGGGGATCGCGACGTCGGGTAGGCCGCCGGGCTGGCTCATGACGCCTCCTCGCCGATGTCGGGCAGGTCGTAGCGCGCGGCCAGGGTGCGCCGCAGCGCCATCATCGCGGTGTAGGTGCAGAAGATCCGCTTGGGTTCCTCGGGGTGCTGCGCGAGGAACGCGTCGAGTGCGGTGTCGAGGTCGGGCTCGACCCCGCCGACCGGCACGTCGTCGTACTGCAGCCGCAACGCCATGTCGTAGCCGCGGACCCCGCTGGTGGTCGTGACGCCCCGGTCGCGGAGGCTGTCGAAGCTGACGTCGTAGAGCCAGGAGACGTCGCGGCCGTCGGCGTAGTTGTCGTTGATCGCGATCATCGTCGCGACCGGCGTCGATCCGTAGGTGCCCAGGGCCACGGTGAAGCCGGCCGGGTTCTTCACCAGGACGAGCTCGAGCGGCTGGCCGTCGACCATGACGACCTCGCCACGCCCGAACGGCGGCGTGACCGCGCGCAGGGCGGCGGCGGTCGCCGCCGGGTCGAAGGCGTCGCCGAGCAGCATCCGAGCGGTCGCCGTCGCCGCGGTGGCGTTGATCATGGCCGCCAGGCCACGCTGCTGGAGCTCGAGCGGTCCGACCGTGCCGGAACCCGTCCCACCATCACCGAACAGCACCTCGAAGGTGCGCTCGTCGCTCGGCTTGAGCAGCCCGTCGTCCGGGCCAGCGACCGGTGGCACGAAGTCGTCCTCGAACCGCACGTCCTGCTCCTGCAGCTCGGGTAGCCGGTCGGCGATCGACGCGTCGACCCCGAAGTAGCGGATCGCCACCCCCTGCGCGACCCGGTCACGGATCCGCGAGACGAACGAGTCGTCGAGGTTGAGCACCACCCCGCTCGTGGTCTGCTCGGCCAGGCTCGCAAGCAGCTTGGCGGTGTGGTCGATCTCGGCGAACCGGTCGAGCTGGTCACGGGCGACGTTGAGCAGCAAGGCGTGCGTGGGCTTCACGGCCGCGGCGAACTTGAGGGCGTGGGCCTCGTCGAGCTCGAGGACGGCGAGGTCGGCCGTCAGCCGTCCACGGACCGGCAGCTCGCCGAGCATCGAGGAGATGACACCGCGGGTGAAGTTGGAGCCGGTCGGGTTGGTGAAGACGGTGCGGCGGTGGGCCCGCAGGACGGCGACGAGCATCTTCGTCGTGGTGGTCTTGCCGTTGGTGCCGCTGACGACGACGATCCCGCCGGGCACGTCGGCCAGGGCGTGGGCAAGGAAGCCCGGGTCGATCCGCTCGGCCACCAGGCCCGGCAGGGCGGAACCGCCACCCCGCAGCCGCGAGGCTGCCCGCGCCGCCTTGCCTGCGACCACTGCCGCCGTCGTCCTCAGCACGCCCCAAACCCTAGTGCGTCCGAGGTCGCGGCCCGGTCGCGGGCCGGACGGTGCGACGTGGCCGCAAGCACGCGGCATACGATCCACGCATGTCGTCCGCTCCCACGCCGTTCACGCCCGACGAGACCTGGTTGGCGGGTGAGCGCACCCGGCTGTGGACCTTCGCGCGCGGGGCAGTGCACCCGAACGGCGGCTTCGCGTGGCTGGACGACCGGGGCGAGCCCGAGCTGGACCAGCCGGTGCACACCTGGCTGAGCTGCCGGATGACGCACGTGGCGGCCCTCGAGGTGCTGCAGGGCAACGACGACGCCCGCGCGGCCCTCGACCACGGGGTGCACGCGCTGCGCGAGGTGCTGCGGGACCCCGAGCACGGTGGCTGGTTCGGGTCGGTCGACCCGACCACGCACGAGCCGGTGGTGGCGACGAAGGAGTGCTACGCGCACGCCTTCGTGCTGCTCGCGGCATCCAGCGCGGTTGCCGCCGGACACCCCGGTGCGCAGGGGCTGCTCGACGACGCGCGGGAGGTCTACGCGACGCGGTTCTGGAACGACGCGGACGGCCTCGCCATGGAGAGCTGGGACCGCGCGTGGCGGACGGCTGAGGACTACCGCGGCGTCAACGCCAACATGCACAGCGTCGAGGCGCTGCTGGCCGTCCACGAGGTCACCGGCGACCCGGAGCCTCGCGCCCAGGCCGCTCGGATCGTCGAGCGTGTCGTGCACGGGTTCGCCAGCGGCAACGACTGGCGGCTGCCCGAGCACTTCACCGCCGACTGGCTGCCGCTGCCCGACTTCAACCGCGACACCCCGGCCGACCAGTTCCGGCCGTTCGGGGTGACGATCGGTCACCTGCTGGAGTGGTCACGGCTCACCCTGCACCTGCGCACCGCGCTCGGCGCGGCCGCTCCGTCGTGGCTGCTCGACGACGCGATGTCGTTGTTCGACACCGCGGTTCGCGACGGCTGGCACGCCGACGGCGAGGACGGCTTCGTCTACACGACCGACTTCCAGGGCGTGCCCGTCGTGCGCAACCGGCTGCACTGGGTGCTCACCGAGGGCATCGGTGCGGCGTGGGCGCTGGCGCGCGAGGTGGACGAGCCGTCCTACGCCGAGTGGTATGCCGTGTGGTGGGCCGAGGCCGAGCGGCACTTCATCGACCGCGTGGACGGGTCGTGGCGGCACGAGCTCGACCCGTCGAACCAGCCGGCCGCCACGGTGTGGGTCGGCAAGCCGGACGTCTACCACGCCTACCAGGCCGCC contains the following coding sequences:
- a CDS encoding Mur ligase family protein; amino-acid sequence: MLRTTAAVVAGKAARAASRLRGGGSALPGLVAERIDPGFLAHALADVPGGIVVVSGTNGKTTTTKMLVAVLRAHRRTVFTNPTGSNFTRGVISSMLGELPVRGRLTADLAVLELDEAHALKFAAAVKPTHALLLNVARDQLDRFAEIDHTAKLLASLAEQTTSGVVLNLDDSFVSRIRDRVAQGVAIRYFGVDASIADRLPELQEQDVRFEDDFVPPVAGPDDGLLKPSDERTFEVLFGDGGTGSGTVGPLELQQRGLAAMINATAATATARMLLGDAFDPAATAAALRAVTPPFGRGEVVMVDGQPLELVLVKNPAGFTVALGTYGSTPVATMIAINDNYADGRDVSWLYDVSFDSLRDRGVTTTSGVRGYDMALRLQYDDVPVGGVEPDLDTALDAFLAQHPEEPKRIFCTYTAMMALRRTLAARYDLPDIGEEAS
- a CDS encoding type 1 glutamine amidotransferase, giving the protein MSQPGGLPDVAIPGEPEGSARVPDADRAGKGVIHVVHLYPREMSIYGDLGNTRTLAARIRRHGYSPVVHQHHPGGEFPEQAHLVVGGGGQDSGQVRVEADLEQIAARLRALAEGGTPMLMICGMYQLLGNAFITVDGKRLPGLGILDVTTQGNAKRMIGPVVLSTDFGDVVGYENHSGSTTLGAGQAPFGRVRSGFGNNGTDGTEGARTGNVFGSYLHGPILPANPVFADALIALAAEQATGRPFEPVPQDDGIADEARQRQVRRLVKR
- a CDS encoding AGE family epimerase/isomerase, producing MSSAPTPFTPDETWLAGERTRLWTFARGAVHPNGGFAWLDDRGEPELDQPVHTWLSCRMTHVAALEVLQGNDDARAALDHGVHALREVLRDPEHGGWFGSVDPTTHEPVVATKECYAHAFVLLAASSAVAAGHPGAQGLLDDAREVYATRFWNDADGLAMESWDRAWRTAEDYRGVNANMHSVEALLAVHEVTGDPEPRAQAARIVERVVHGFASGNDWRLPEHFTADWLPLPDFNRDTPADQFRPFGVTIGHLLEWSRLTLHLRTALGAAAPSWLLDDAMSLFDTAVRDGWHADGEDGFVYTTDFQGVPVVRNRLHWVLTEGIGAAWALAREVDEPSYAEWYAVWWAEAERHFIDRVDGSWRHELDPSNQPAATVWVGKPDVYHAYQAALLPSLEPAASFAGGLLHR